A single Actinomadura algeriensis DNA region contains:
- a CDS encoding response regulator, protein MRVVIAEDLALLRDGLIRLLEAFGCEVVEAVDNGPSLLRALTAHRPDVAVVDVRLPPTFTDEGLRAALEARREIPGLPVLVLSQHVEQLYARELLSDSSGGIGYLLKDRVSDVKQFVEAVRRVAGGGTALDPDVVAQLLTRHAREEPLQALTPREREVLGLMAEGRTNAAIAARMFVTEKAVSKHTNGIFGKLGLPPSEDDNRRVLAVLAYLNAG, encoded by the coding sequence GTGCGCGTTGTCATCGCCGAGGACCTCGCCCTCCTCCGGGACGGCCTGATCAGGCTGCTCGAGGCCTTCGGCTGCGAGGTCGTCGAGGCGGTGGACAACGGGCCGTCGCTGCTGCGGGCGCTGACGGCGCACCGGCCGGACGTCGCGGTCGTGGACGTCCGGCTGCCGCCGACCTTCACCGACGAGGGGTTGCGGGCGGCGCTGGAGGCGCGCCGGGAGATTCCCGGGCTGCCGGTGCTGGTGCTGTCGCAGCACGTCGAGCAGCTGTACGCGCGGGAGCTGCTGTCCGACAGCTCCGGCGGCATCGGCTACCTGCTCAAGGACCGGGTGTCGGACGTGAAGCAGTTCGTCGAGGCGGTGCGCCGGGTCGCGGGCGGCGGCACCGCACTCGACCCGGACGTCGTCGCACAGCTGCTGACCCGGCACGCCCGCGAGGAGCCGCTGCAGGCGCTGACCCCCCGCGAGCGCGAGGTGCTCGGGCTGATGGCCGAGGGACGGACGAACGCGGCGATCGCCGCGCGGATGTTCGTCACCGAGAAGGCCGTCAGCAAGCACACGAACGGCATCTTCGGCAAGCTCGGGCTGCCCCCGTCGGAGGACGACAACCGCCGCGTGCTCGCGGTGCTCGCCTACCTGAACGCCGGGTAG
- a CDS encoding cupin domain-containing protein, translating to MTLVRDAESRRTETPNGTMTTFATPTQGGTAGLAVWRVDMLPGKTGPRHAFDTEQVWTILEGSADVDLGGRTRRVGPGDTLVLPADVPRQMTTGAETGFTAVVAAHAGCLAYDPDALVDPDKCDIAPQGDERLVPPWAR from the coding sequence ATGACCCTCGTCCGCGACGCCGAAAGCCGCCGCACCGAGACCCCAAACGGAACGATGACCACGTTCGCCACGCCCACCCAGGGCGGCACGGCCGGGCTCGCCGTCTGGCGCGTCGACATGCTGCCCGGCAAGACCGGCCCCCGGCACGCCTTCGACACCGAACAGGTATGGACGATCCTGGAGGGCTCGGCCGACGTCGACCTCGGCGGCCGCACGCGGCGCGTCGGCCCCGGCGACACGCTCGTCCTGCCCGCCGACGTGCCCCGGCAGATGACCACGGGCGCGGAGACGGGCTTCACCGCCGTCGTCGCCGCGCACGCCGGCTGCCTCGCCTACGACCCGGACGCCCTGGTCGACCCGGACAAGTGCGACATCGCCCCGCAGGGTGACGAGCGGCTCGTCCCGCCCTGGGCGCGGTGA
- a CDS encoding MarR family winged helix-turn-helix transcriptional regulator: MSSESPGFELPLRMFLAFRACIDEVHAELAAGGHPDLRPMHGFVFQAIMRGGSSAAELGRRLGVSKQAAGKMIETLERAGYVERVPDPGDARRKIVRLTARAIDALRRSEATFERVRADWAGRLGADRVRALEDDLRAITPDDPWRLDVPGWFGASSTAQP; the protein is encoded by the coding sequence ATGTCAAGCGAGTCCCCCGGGTTCGAGCTGCCCCTGCGGATGTTCCTGGCGTTCCGCGCGTGCATCGACGAGGTGCACGCCGAGCTGGCGGCGGGCGGCCATCCCGACCTGCGCCCGATGCACGGGTTCGTCTTCCAGGCGATCATGCGCGGCGGCTCGTCGGCCGCCGAGCTGGGCCGCCGGCTCGGCGTGTCCAAGCAGGCCGCGGGCAAGATGATCGAGACGCTCGAACGCGCCGGCTACGTCGAGCGGGTGCCCGACCCCGGCGACGCCCGGCGCAAGATCGTCCGCCTCACGGCCCGGGCGATCGACGCCCTGAGGCGCTCCGAGGCGACCTTCGAACGGGTCCGCGCCGACTGGGCCGGACGGCTCGGCGCCGACCGCGTCCGCGCCCTGGAGGACGACCTCCGCGCCATCACGCCCGACGATCCGTGGCGCCTCGACGTGCCCGGCTGGTTCGGCGCGTCGTCAACTGCTCAGCCGTGA
- a CDS encoding glycosyl hydrolase family 18 protein: MSRPGIRRAIALAGAAVLAAAGGLVSAPPAASAGSVTATCTKTSDWGTGFQGGCTITNGTDTAVDGWTLEGDLPSGTSIGATWDAKKTVSGNHYTFTDAGWNKTIAPGASASFGFGGTGTGWFTGCTINGAACDGSGGPGGPDDDTEAPSAPSGLRVTGKSATGVALAWTAATDDVGVTGYDVYRGDVKVRSVTGTEATVTGLTAETAYTFTVKAHDAAGNVSAASNAVSVTTDAGGGQPGPGGDKVVGYFAQWGVYQRNYHVKNIHTSGSAEKLTHINYAFGNVSGGKCTIGDAFADYQKAYTAEQSVDGVADTWDQELRGSFNQLRKLKKMYPHIKVLWSFGGWTWSGGFGQAAQNPQAFAESCHDLVEDPRWADVFDGIDIDWEYPNACGLSCDASGPEAFENLMGALRDRFGDDDLVTAAITADAGDGGKLEKADYAGAAQYVDWYLPMTYDFFGAWAKQGPTAPHSPLTSYPGIPQQGFNTAEAIAKLQSMGVPASKLLIGIGFYGRGWTGVTQSAPGGTATGAAPGTYEAGIEDYKVLKNRCPATGTVAGTAYAKCGSEWWSYDTPSTIGGKMGWARGEGLGGAFFWELSGDTAGGELITSMRNGLG, translated from the coding sequence ATGTCAAGACCGGGCATCCGGCGGGCCATCGCGCTCGCAGGCGCGGCCGTCCTCGCGGCGGCGGGCGGACTCGTCTCGGCGCCACCGGCGGCGTCGGCCGGAAGCGTCACCGCCACGTGCACCAAGACCTCCGACTGGGGCACCGGCTTCCAGGGCGGCTGCACGATCACCAACGGAACCGACACGGCCGTCGACGGCTGGACGCTGGAAGGCGATCTGCCGTCCGGGACGTCCATCGGGGCGACCTGGGACGCGAAGAAGACCGTGTCGGGGAACCACTACACCTTCACGGACGCGGGCTGGAACAAGACCATCGCGCCGGGCGCGAGCGCGAGCTTCGGGTTCGGCGGCACCGGCACCGGCTGGTTCACCGGCTGCACGATCAACGGCGCCGCCTGCGACGGGTCCGGCGGCCCCGGCGGGCCCGACGACGACACCGAGGCGCCGAGCGCGCCCTCCGGCCTGCGCGTCACCGGCAAATCCGCCACCGGCGTCGCGCTCGCCTGGACGGCCGCCACCGACGACGTCGGCGTCACCGGCTACGACGTCTACCGCGGCGACGTCAAGGTGCGGTCCGTGACCGGTACCGAGGCGACCGTCACCGGCCTCACCGCCGAGACCGCCTACACGTTCACGGTCAAGGCCCACGACGCCGCCGGGAACGTCTCCGCCGCGTCGAACGCCGTGTCCGTCACCACCGACGCGGGCGGCGGCCAGCCCGGGCCCGGCGGCGACAAGGTCGTCGGCTACTTCGCGCAGTGGGGCGTCTACCAGCGCAACTACCACGTCAAGAACATCCACACGAGCGGATCCGCCGAGAAGCTCACCCACATCAACTACGCGTTCGGCAACGTCTCCGGCGGCAAGTGCACCATCGGCGACGCCTTCGCCGACTACCAGAAGGCGTACACGGCCGAGCAGAGCGTCGACGGCGTCGCCGACACCTGGGACCAGGAACTGCGCGGCAGCTTCAACCAGCTCCGCAAGCTGAAGAAGATGTACCCGCACATCAAGGTCCTGTGGTCGTTCGGCGGCTGGACCTGGTCCGGCGGCTTCGGCCAGGCCGCGCAGAACCCGCAGGCGTTCGCCGAGTCCTGCCACGACCTGGTCGAGGACCCGCGCTGGGCGGACGTGTTCGACGGCATCGACATCGACTGGGAGTACCCGAACGCCTGCGGCCTCAGCTGCGACGCCAGCGGCCCCGAGGCGTTCGAGAACCTGATGGGCGCGCTGCGGGACAGGTTCGGCGACGACGACCTCGTCACCGCCGCGATCACCGCCGACGCCGGCGACGGCGGCAAGCTCGAGAAGGCCGACTACGCGGGCGCGGCCCAGTACGTCGACTGGTATTTGCCCATGACCTACGACTTCTTCGGAGCGTGGGCCAAGCAGGGCCCGACGGCGCCGCACTCCCCGCTGACGTCCTACCCGGGCATCCCGCAGCAGGGCTTCAACACCGCCGAGGCCATCGCGAAGCTCCAGTCCATGGGCGTCCCGGCGAGCAAGCTGCTGATCGGCATCGGTTTCTACGGGCGCGGCTGGACCGGCGTCACCCAGTCCGCCCCCGGCGGCACCGCCACCGGCGCCGCGCCCGGCACCTACGAGGCCGGCATCGAGGACTACAAGGTCCTGAAGAACCGCTGCCCCGCCACCGGAACCGTCGCCGGAACCGCCTACGCCAAGTGCGGAAGCGAGTGGTGGAGCTACGACACCCCGTCCACCATCGGCGGCAAGATGGGCTGGGCCCGGGGCGAGGGCCTCGGCGGGGCCTTCTTCTGGGAGCTGAGCGGCGACACGGCGGGAGGTGAGCTGATCACCTCCATGCGGAACGGACTCGGCTGA